A single region of the Nicotiana sylvestris chromosome 6, ASM39365v2, whole genome shotgun sequence genome encodes:
- the LOC138871009 gene encoding uncharacterized protein produces the protein MQNGHFIAYASRQLKKYEKDYPTHDLEMAAVRDLNLRQRHWMELHKDYDCSILYHPGKANVVVDALSKISMGSLAHIAPAKRLLAKDIQGLEDTGIRFGVRNSEALDEALVGKSKDMIVGSDGVLQMGDRLCVADVDGLRHAILREAHNTRYTIHPGSTKMYHDLKQFYWWEVKTTYSGVRYAQKFMNKIVRLQGVPVSIISDRGSQFTSRFWKSFQEALGTRVDLSTAFHPQIDGQSDYRS, from the exons ATGCAAAATGGTCactttattgcttatgcttcgagacaATTGAAAAAGTATGAGAAAGACTATCCTACACATGATTTGGAGATGGCTGCAGTG AGAGATCTAAATCTTCGCCAGCGTCATTGGATGGAACTACACAAAGACTATGATTgttctattttgtatcatcctggaaaagccaatgtggtggttgaCGCATTGAGCAAAATatctatggggagtttggcacatATAGCTCCTGCAAAGAGACTCTTGGCCAAAGATATTCAGGGACTAGAAGATACAGGTATCAGATTTGGTGTCAGAAATTCAGAGGCATT agatgaggcCTTGGTTGGTAAAAGCAAGGATATGATTGTTGGCAGTGATGGTGTTCTTCAAATGGGTGACAGGCTATGTGTCGCAGACGTAGATGGGTTGAGGCATGCTATTCTTAGAGAAGCTCACAACACTAGATACACTATACATCCTGGAtccacaaaaatgtatcatgacctAAAGCAATTCTATTGGTGGGAAG TGAAGACTACATATAGTGGAGTCAGGTATGCACAGAAATTTATGAACAAAATTGTCCGACTTCAAGGAGTTCCagtatccatcatctctgataGAGGATCACAGTTCACTTCACGCTTTTGGAAATCTTTTCAAGAAGCACTAGGTACACGAGTAGATCTTAGTactgcatttcatccacagaTAGACGGGCAGTCTGATTACAGATCTTAG